A window of the Nibribacter ruber genome harbors these coding sequences:
- a CDS encoding OmpA family protein, with translation MNKENKDFFWPSYVDLMTVLFLIMLVLFVLSFKMFTDKDSENRRNIAQLKVEVQEKRKLDEIKEALSRLDSRYFQYNERYKRHELLVDVLFAQSSATIPQRSLMPLRRAGEELSSVLNSVKGADVKYLIVIDGRAASFPQGDPRNATQREYALELSYKRALALLQFWRSAGIRFPKDRIELIASGSGFEGAGRTGDVRDRRFVIQILPKVGTLTSKTVN, from the coding sequence ATGAACAAGGAAAACAAAGACTTTTTCTGGCCCAGCTACGTGGACCTCATGACGGTGCTCTTCCTCATTATGCTGGTGTTGTTTGTGCTCAGTTTTAAGATGTTTACCGACAAAGACTCTGAGAACCGGCGCAACATTGCCCAGCTCAAGGTAGAGGTGCAGGAAAAGCGCAAGCTAGACGAAATCAAGGAGGCCCTCTCCCGTCTGGACAGCCGTTACTTTCAGTATAATGAGCGCTACAAACGGCATGAGCTGTTGGTAGACGTGTTGTTCGCCCAAAGCAGTGCCACCATTCCGCAACGCTCCTTAATGCCTTTGCGCCGCGCCGGCGAAGAGCTCAGCAGTGTACTCAATTCTGTGAAAGGAGCGGACGTGAAATACCTGATTGTGATAGACGGCCGGGCCGCCTCCTTCCCGCAAGGCGACCCCAGAAATGCCACCCAACGCGAATACGCTTTAGAACTGAGCTATAAACGCGCCCTGGCCTTGCTCCAATTCTGGCGAAGCGCTGGCATCCGGTTCCCCAAAGACCGCATTGAACTTATCGCTTCGGGCAGTGGCTTTGAAGGCGCAGGAAGAACAGGTGACGTGCGGGACAGACGCTTCGTGATTCAGATTCTTCCGAAGGTGGGGACGTTGACGAGTAAAACGGTTAATTAG
- a CDS encoding acetate and sugar kinases/Hsc70/actin family protein, with product MPKVLRLHKTGSNVEGWAKTSQITSTEIKDITDGAGGRAQKITASIPTPFARMHLFETAFDFVKQGVSSTPNSIYHKFVTHFWDLWELLYNHQSYAQGGNKIVIRRWNKQQQLHAMQSNPNTQLLGRTLDLFMNDSKFRGVDDLFLFYLESTDGRGNKHMQLLGGTSPFTFLFVSPNVQPLSINRAQNVGVYFDNNFVSLNDRERDFKEYVHKLFVSNPAYIQAFPAVYNALDEAVLKSISMSGVMGQNAVINDYLPLVDLQQNPVHVGHLNFLVKKDQTAVTSSDLFLRPTNNLFQGDRPIVLKPDLRLAPHVKYVNNLAWPTNTQVGYSDEKEIPARSLPGVGFNYPYLTINDLLQETIVQVPYEVNTDRFYSGTVLYQPGVTEKVFNYLLPITSTYFDYFTPEDLANHLTFYVDVNHVRVTLSIPTEHGPVVYERSYYDNPLNSRDAHGQIIPEKGHILKSRVGIGVFPFYKFVDAPTYNDFYKVMLVDEDIDSLLVNRNHTLNFYVGGRQLDAGGGFMSATSQRRTKKSNSSAGSTYYEIRGTHFDYAELTHQGVDVTGKALIVPKFQQMHQGIQSFTFAIDFGTSNTHIAYTAGSNQAPKEFSITANDLQLVMLNKPSEDASLTDYQRFHKRGFGRLFAVETLLKREFIPLIIGAGGSLYSFPTRTATCESIDFENQIPSLFGNINIGFSINTEGTHQDQYKQSYHTDLKWSETLSNTGKRRIEAFFTEIMLLIKNKVVLNHGNVANTKVVWFAPLSFDDYSRNMFQNVWDGVYQTVFKNGRNTACITESVAPFYFLSRTGVVVPSQDENLINVDIGGGTTDVLLFTNRKPSHSASFRFAGNDLWGDGFASVKTSKDNGLLQYGVSHIMQIPLSEEGKEYKKFLETALDNPDFGSADITSLLFSYDRELNYSSQLLQARQLRLMFYLHFGSLMYHLAQLTQLLGTQVPRYICFSGQGSLYIKLLAAGTNFSNVERYAKTIFQKVTGQEAPSNFKLVLVDNPKQVTANGGAMALEGANLSDLTDIPIMRPTGAVAGEDAMKSVNKSQISSTLRTEVLDNVMNCLTLLLDDADVAPLMRSMGVEVDPHWVLNFMRNNIQDSYTMVLEETLRGLSDRELIPETMFFMPLKQSLYLLSKELYHQQVGAIV from the coding sequence ATGCCGAAAGTACTTCGACTTCATAAGACCGGTTCTAACGTAGAAGGTTGGGCAAAAACTAGCCAGATTACCAGCACGGAGATTAAGGACATCACCGACGGTGCCGGCGGTAGAGCCCAGAAAATCACGGCCTCCATCCCCACGCCGTTTGCGCGCATGCACTTGTTTGAGACCGCCTTTGACTTTGTCAAGCAAGGTGTCTCTAGCACCCCCAACAGCATCTACCATAAGTTTGTCACCCACTTCTGGGACTTGTGGGAACTGCTCTACAACCACCAAAGCTACGCCCAGGGCGGTAACAAGATTGTCATAAGACGCTGGAACAAGCAACAGCAGTTGCACGCCATGCAATCCAACCCCAACACCCAACTTTTGGGCAGAACGCTGGACTTGTTCATGAACGACTCCAAGTTCAGAGGCGTGGATGATTTGTTCCTGTTCTATCTGGAATCTACTGATGGACGTGGCAACAAGCACATGCAGTTGTTGGGTGGTACTTCACCGTTCACCTTCCTGTTTGTGTCTCCAAATGTGCAACCACTTTCTATCAATAGAGCGCAAAACGTGGGCGTGTACTTTGACAACAACTTCGTGTCACTAAATGACCGCGAGCGTGATTTTAAAGAGTACGTGCACAAGCTGTTCGTGTCTAATCCGGCGTATATTCAGGCTTTCCCGGCGGTGTACAATGCCTTGGACGAAGCGGTTTTGAAGAGCATTTCTATGTCTGGGGTGATGGGCCAGAATGCGGTCATCAATGACTACCTGCCGTTGGTGGATTTACAGCAGAACCCGGTGCACGTGGGTCACTTGAACTTCCTGGTGAAGAAAGACCAAACCGCCGTGACCAGCAGTGATTTGTTCCTGCGCCCAACCAACAATCTGTTCCAGGGAGACCGTCCTATCGTGCTCAAGCCAGATTTGCGTTTGGCCCCGCACGTGAAGTACGTCAACAACCTGGCCTGGCCAACCAATACGCAGGTAGGCTACTCAGACGAAAAAGAAATTCCTGCTCGTTCTTTGCCGGGCGTTGGGTTTAACTACCCGTACCTCACCATCAATGACCTCTTGCAAGAGACCATTGTACAGGTGCCTTATGAGGTGAACACAGACCGTTTTTACAGCGGAACCGTCTTGTACCAACCGGGTGTAACGGAGAAAGTATTTAACTACCTGTTGCCTATCACCAGCACGTACTTTGACTACTTCACGCCTGAGGATTTGGCCAACCACCTTACCTTCTATGTAGACGTGAACCACGTGCGAGTGACCTTGTCCATCCCTACCGAGCATGGCCCAGTAGTATATGAACGCAGTTACTATGACAATCCGCTTAATTCCAGAGATGCACACGGCCAGATAATCCCAGAAAAAGGCCACATCTTGAAATCACGCGTGGGCATTGGGGTGTTCCCGTTCTACAAGTTTGTGGACGCGCCTACCTACAATGACTTCTACAAAGTGATGCTGGTTGATGAGGATATTGACTCGCTGTTGGTGAACAGAAACCACACCTTGAACTTCTATGTTGGCGGACGCCAACTGGACGCGGGTGGAGGCTTCATGTCTGCTACGTCCCAAAGACGCACCAAGAAAAGCAACAGCAGTGCGGGCAGTACTTACTATGAAATCAGAGGCACGCACTTTGACTACGCCGAGCTGACGCACCAAGGTGTAGACGTGACCGGCAAGGCGCTGATTGTGCCTAAGTTCCAGCAGATGCACCAGGGTATTCAGAGCTTCACCTTCGCCATTGACTTCGGGACGTCTAACACGCATATTGCCTACACGGCCGGTTCTAACCAAGCCCCGAAAGAGTTCTCCATCACGGCCAATGACTTGCAGTTGGTGATGCTGAACAAGCCATCAGAAGATGCATCTTTGACAGATTACCAGCGGTTCCATAAGCGTGGTTTCGGGCGTCTGTTTGCGGTAGAGACCTTGCTGAAGCGTGAGTTTATTCCGTTGATTATCGGGGCGGGTGGGTCGCTTTACTCCTTCCCTACCAGAACGGCTACCTGTGAGTCTATTGACTTTGAGAACCAGATTCCGAGTCTGTTCGGGAACATTAACATTGGGTTCTCCATCAACACCGAAGGTACGCACCAGGACCAGTACAAGCAGAGCTACCATACCGACCTGAAGTGGAGTGAGACGCTATCCAACACTGGCAAGCGCCGGATTGAAGCCTTCTTCACTGAGATTATGTTGCTCATCAAGAACAAAGTGGTCTTAAACCATGGCAACGTGGCCAACACCAAAGTGGTGTGGTTTGCGCCATTGAGCTTTGATGACTACTCGCGCAACATGTTCCAGAACGTATGGGACGGTGTATACCAAACCGTCTTCAAAAACGGAAGAAACACGGCCTGCATCACAGAGTCTGTGGCTCCGTTCTACTTCCTATCCAGAACCGGAGTGGTAGTGCCTAGCCAGGATGAAAACCTGATTAACGTAGACATAGGCGGTGGTACCACCGACGTATTGTTGTTTACCAACCGCAAGCCTTCGCACAGTGCGTCCTTCCGATTTGCCGGGAATGACCTGTGGGGCGATGGTTTTGCCTCGGTGAAGACCAGCAAGGACAACGGTTTGTTGCAGTACGGCGTGTCGCATATCATGCAAATTCCGTTGTCTGAGGAAGGTAAGGAATACAAGAAGTTCCTGGAGACGGCGCTGGACAACCCAGATTTCGGGTCCGCTGATATTACCAGTTTGCTGTTTAGCTATGACCGTGAGTTGAACTACAGCTCGCAGTTGTTGCAGGCGCGCCAGCTACGGTTGATGTTCTACCTGCACTTCGGGTCTTTGATGTACCACCTGGCACAGCTTACCCAATTGTTAGGCACGCAGGTTCCGCGTTACATCTGCTTCTCGGGCCAGGGAAGTTTGTACATCAAGCTTTTGGCCGCGGGCACCAACTTCTCCAACGTGGAGCGCTATGCCAAAACCATCTTCCAGAAAGTGACCGGGCAAGAAGCGCCTAGCAACTTCAAGCTGGTGTTGGTAGACAATCCTAAGCAGGTGACGGCCAACGGCGGTGCCATGGCTCTGGAAGGCGCCAACCTTTCTGACTTGACGGACATTCCAATCATGCGCCCAACCGGTGCCGTGGCCGGAGAAGATGCCATGAAGTCGGTGAACAAGAGCCAGATTTCGTCTACCCTCAGAACCGAGGTACTGGACAACGTCATGAACTGCTTGACGCTCTTATTGGATGACGCCGATGTGGCTCCATTGATGCGCTCAATGGGCGTAGAGGTAGACCCGCACTGGGTACTCAACTTCATGCGCAACAACATCCAGGACAGCTACACCATGGTCTTGGAAGAGACTTTGCGCGGACTTTCTGACCGTGAGCTCATCCCAGAGACCATGTTCTTTATGCCATTGAAGCAGTCACTGTACCTGTTGTCTAAAGAACTGTACCACCAGCAGGTAGGTGCCATTGTATAA